The following proteins come from a genomic window of Proteiniphilum propionicum:
- a CDS encoding MATE family efflux transporter has translation MENLSAYKPSVRDLTGGNIFRQLITLALPLMAISFIQMAYNLVDIIWIGRLGSKSVAAVGSIGMLMWMMNSVALISKVGAEIAIGQSIGARRLDKASLYASHTTTIALALGLTFGIFFFLFPSTYVSFYSLEAGIALEAAGYLRIISPGITVMFLILNFSGIYIGSGRSDIPFYFNATGLVFNILLDPLLIFGIGPFPAMGVRGAALATLLSQVVVIILFIHHLKKKNGLLGRFQFLIRLRRKYTLNILKLGLPVAAMNVYFAFVNMNLARIASVYGGYLGITSQTTGGQIEGITWNTSNGFSTALGSFVAQNYAAHKINRANRAFRYTLMMMGTLGIIVTAAFILYGKEIFSVFVPEKAAYLAGGEYLLIMGVSQIFMMLEITTQGIFNGLGRTTPPAIISMVFNTLRIPLALFLGARIGVTGVWWAISSTSFFKGGILLTWYLVLRRKRSW, from the coding sequence GTGGAAAATCTTTCTGCATATAAACCTTCTGTACGCGATCTGACAGGCGGAAACATTTTCCGTCAATTGATTACGCTGGCACTCCCTCTGATGGCTATCAGCTTCATCCAGATGGCCTACAACTTAGTAGATATCATCTGGATTGGACGTCTGGGAAGCAAGTCCGTGGCAGCGGTCGGTTCAATCGGCATGTTAATGTGGATGATGAATTCGGTTGCATTGATATCGAAGGTAGGCGCAGAGATTGCCATTGGCCAATCGATAGGTGCCCGGCGGTTAGACAAAGCATCACTCTATGCATCACACACTACCACTATTGCCCTGGCATTGGGGCTCACCTTCGGTATTTTCTTCTTTCTCTTTCCCAGCACTTATGTATCATTTTACAGTCTGGAGGCTGGTATTGCGCTGGAAGCTGCCGGTTACCTGCGGATAATTTCACCGGGAATAACGGTCATGTTCCTTATTCTAAACTTCTCCGGCATCTATATTGGCTCCGGCCGCAGTGACATCCCTTTTTATTTCAACGCCACCGGATTAGTGTTTAACATTTTACTGGATCCTCTCCTTATTTTCGGTATTGGTCCGTTCCCGGCCATGGGAGTAAGAGGGGCCGCGCTGGCTACCCTTCTTTCTCAGGTAGTGGTAATTATTCTCTTTATCCACCACCTAAAGAAAAAAAACGGGTTATTGGGACGGTTTCAATTCCTGATCCGTCTCCGTAGAAAATATACTCTTAACATACTGAAGCTAGGACTACCCGTTGCCGCGATGAATGTTTACTTTGCATTTGTGAATATGAATCTGGCCCGCATCGCATCGGTTTACGGCGGATACCTTGGTATAACCAGTCAGACAACTGGTGGCCAGATTGAGGGGATCACTTGGAATACCTCCAATGGATTCTCCACAGCCTTGGGCAGTTTTGTTGCGCAGAACTATGCGGCGCATAAGATAAACCGGGCCAATCGTGCATTTCGCTATACATTAATGATGATGGGCACATTGGGAATAATTGTAACTGCGGCATTCATATTGTACGGTAAAGAGATTTTTTCTGTTTTTGTACCTGAAAAAGCAGCATATCTGGCTGGGGGTGAGTATTTGTTAATCATGGGTGTCTCTCAAATTTTCATGATGCTGGAGATCACCACCCAGGGCATTTTCAACGGGTTGGGCAGGACCACCCCGCCTGCCATCATCAGCATGGTGTTTAACACACTGCGTATCCCGCTGGCGCTCTTTCTGGGTGCGCGCATCGGGGTGACTGGCGTCTGGTGGGCCATCTCCAGCACCTCTTTCTTTAAGGGGGGGATTCTGCTGACCTGGTACCTGGTGCTGCGCAGGAAGAGATCATGGTAG
- a CDS encoding acyloxyacyl hydrolase: MKIRINKGALKSFLCTILLLFTAVGSFAGKSDSTSTKIIHMIGADLRPGYLFPTHEFFKGSNRAGQRMNSTLSGHLKYGFKFSDNTYLGRQYPHAIQGIGIAYNTFFNSSELGNPVNVYLFQTSRIASITSDLSFDYEWNFGSAFGWKKYDEEKNPFNMVVGSKISAYINLGFLLNWQMTPSTYLRGGVGVTHYSNGNTSYPNSGVNTIGASIGVAHFFGNNRENRFSYFPSQNHALNSYITYDLIVYGATRKKGIFPEDQSPMLVPGSFGIAGLNLNPLYHFSNYFRAGISLDLQYDESANIGKHIANTYIPSEPEELRFYRPPFREQFSAGLSLRGEIVMPIFSINLGIGKNFLCKGDDTNSFYQTFVLKTHITHNMFLHTGYQLYRFKDPNNLMMGLGYRFNAK; the protein is encoded by the coding sequence TCCTATGCACCATATTGTTGCTATTCACTGCCGTAGGCTCCTTTGCCGGTAAAAGCGACTCCACTTCAACAAAAATCATCCACATGATTGGTGCCGATTTGAGGCCGGGATATCTGTTCCCTACGCATGAATTCTTCAAAGGCTCCAACCGTGCAGGACAGAGAATGAACTCCACTCTTTCCGGTCATCTGAAGTACGGTTTCAAGTTCTCTGACAACACATATCTGGGTAGGCAATATCCTCATGCCATACAAGGCATCGGAATCGCTTACAATACATTCTTCAACTCTTCCGAACTGGGAAATCCCGTCAACGTCTATCTCTTCCAAACGTCAAGAATAGCAAGCATCACCTCCGACTTGTCATTCGATTACGAATGGAACTTTGGCTCAGCATTCGGTTGGAAGAAGTATGATGAGGAGAAAAATCCGTTCAATATGGTTGTCGGCTCCAAAATTAGCGCCTATATCAACCTTGGATTTCTATTGAACTGGCAAATGACACCAAGCACCTATCTGCGTGGCGGGGTGGGGGTGACACACTATTCCAACGGAAATACCAGTTATCCCAACTCAGGGGTGAATACAATTGGAGCCTCCATAGGTGTTGCACACTTTTTTGGGAACAATAGAGAAAACAGATTCTCCTATTTCCCGTCTCAGAATCACGCATTGAATTCGTATATTACCTATGACCTCATTGTCTATGGTGCTACACGGAAAAAGGGCATCTTCCCTGAAGATCAAAGCCCGATGCTAGTTCCCGGCTCGTTTGGAATTGCAGGATTGAACCTCAATCCATTATATCATTTCAGCAATTATTTCCGCGCCGGTATTTCGCTTGATCTGCAGTATGATGAAAGTGCCAACATCGGCAAGCATATAGCCAATACATATATTCCATCTGAGCCTGAAGAGCTTAGGTTCTACAGGCCTCCCTTCAGGGAACAGTTTTCGGCAGGGCTCTCACTGCGTGGGGAAATTGTCATGCCCATCTTTTCAATTAACCTGGGTATTGGAAAAAACTTTTTGTGCAAGGGAGACGATACGAACTCATTTTACCAAACTTTTGTGCTCAAGACCCATATTACCCATAACATGTTCCTGCATACGGGCTATCAGCTATACCGTTTTAAAGATCCGAACAACTTGATGATGGGGTTGGGCTATCGATTTAATGCGAAATAA